A stretch of DNA from Verrucomicrobiota bacterium:
CGCGATCCCCTTCCAATTCTAATTGGACGCGCCCATCGACCAGGTTTTTAACGTAGCCCGCCACTTCAAAGCCTTTGGCTAAGTTATAGGTAGAAAACCGGAAGCCAACGCCCTGAACCCGACCTTCAAAAAAAACAGTGAAATGATTTACCATATCTCCCATAAGTATAGTTATTAGGATCAAAGGCTTAGAAAACCAGTTTAATTAATCCATTCCAGCAGAGCTTTTAATATCCGAATCAAATGATAAATTAAACTTGCCTAAGGCATTAATTTGCCAAGGGTGTTTTGTCATAAGACCTGCACCTGTTTACCACAGGTTAATTATATGAAAAATTTCGATTACGATCAATTTTCAGAAGGTGACTGGGAGGAAAAAGGCGAGCTAGCCTGGAACGAGTTCGATTGGGAATTATTCCTCCAAAGACAGGATAATGAAGGTCAACGATTCATTCGGACATACAACAGTTTACCAGAGCACGCCAATCGTATTGACGAAGTCGCCCGTATCATGGGCTGGGACTCGACCGATTGGTCAATGAATGATATGAATTTCGATGAGGACATCGAGGATAGCAACTGGCTCGCCGACGCTATCAACGATGAAGAAGATAGTAATGACATGGATCCATATACCCTTCACCGGCATCCGCTGCATATCGCGGTCCAGGGTTTATTTAATTCTATTCTTCACCTTTGGGAATCTTTGCTTAATGAACAAACAAACGAAATATCCCCCAAGTATTGCTTCGATTTAGTTCAATCGATCAATCAAGGGAAGCTAGAGTCACTCCTGGCACTACAATCACTAGACTTGGCAGATTATGCCCTTACTGTAAGTGAACTGAAAAGAGCACTTAAATCGTTGAACCAGAGTTTAAGTATTCTGGATTTAATTCATTCCGCAAAAAATCCAAAACTCTATGCCTTCAAGAAGGAATCGATCGGTCGTTTGTTCGATATCCGTGAAATCTGGCTTAGAGTTATGAATGACTGCAGAGAAGAACTTGATCGTCGGATTAAAGACGACGACGAGTAGCCTTCAAAACGTCAAAAACCCATTAACTCATCCATGGGCTGGTTATCTATCCGCACATCTCATCTTCTTGACTCTGCTTCCCGCGGGGATCTTCGAAAACAAATCCGAAATGCCGCAAAGGGCGATGTCCAAGCATTCCAAACGGTATCCGATCATTATCTGAATTTTGTAACTGAGTACCTCGTTGTATCCGGGTACCATGAGCAGGATCGAATCCGTAAGTATACACGTAAGGTCTTCCACAATCTTTGGCTCGGGATCGCTTACATGCGACGCGTCTCAGATATCGAAAGACAACTCTACATCTATTTAAAACAGATCCCAATAAATGTAGCACCTTTCCAGGATTTTCTGATTCAGCGACTAACTTCACTTAATGCGCTCCAACGCTTTCTAGTGGTTGGACGAGATCTTGAATCCTGGAACTCCAAGAATCTGACACTTGCAACACGGATTCCAAAATACGAATTGAAGAACCCGATTTACGACGCCTGGAAGGTTTTGGCCGCTTTTAAGGCTAATGATATAAACTTTGCCACCAACGCGTGCATGGAAAGTGTTATCGAAAATATGGATTGTCCTTCGCCACAGTCGGACCAACGACGACTTAGTAAAAAAATAAAGGAGAACCCCATCGCCTCAGCTTTCAAAGCCGAATGCCTTAGCTTGCGCTGTGAATTAGTCGAACTTCGTCAAAACGCCCGCTGGGACGATGGCTTAAAATCAGAATTCTTTACCGAGCTCACAGAGGATATTGC
This window harbors:
- a CDS encoding acylphosphatase, with product MGDMVNHFTVFFEGRVQGVGFRFSTYNLAKGFEVAGYVKNLVDGRVQLELEGDRDECSAFIKALGEEMAGFIRGASQTEDAREPQFKGFTIR